The following proteins are encoded in a genomic region of Flammeovirga pectinis:
- a CDS encoding DUF445 family protein, whose translation MISELILKIFSGAVVGYATNDLALRMLFEKVLGIPSIVEQTKESFIQNISKLVESEIIRHDNISAEVQKDNFKDALLVMLTDFVETHLRAEFKKDEIIADIPNIDKSIDRLIAIIDENFKESLRKGLNGLLQNTVVSDFTSKQQIAHISDSILELVLSTLSKDHLVESLTNDIWHELKREQTQTVIAPILFDSLSNYSEDFFDELHTSLKDGKLPLNQFIDKLLFHFESDHLIDNLSESISQKSISDFIGAGDHQNIAKEVHRILNKEFKDPSDNAPIKRLIRIFIEVIGNEKTTIFELLPPAIGENFEKFLRKNIPIILDGVVEWIQENRDEINEVVNQSFEEQSSFMGKWVMNLFVDSVSERFKVVDEIINIANNQKNEENSIEIAQKGANFMVEYLKTNSIGSLINRFDQKGLVNTLHGLITSLVDEKLVGQGADSMSVFLEKKIGNIWSKTRRKNDLNKLVKFLIDEQLIAEFLYKRKSTEKGKKIVKDRLNKIKEQPLYSLFTDQTIHRFAKKAQIYSEKTLREEKVGISVGVEKVVWEEVSNKRFSKFIGPNSIEKWTPKIKKFSISFLRDAFNKGKKRPIHDLVSIAERSTSLPRKMTEGIIGYINRNINRLMKGQVSRIVADNLHNKHKELPNMVKGFMGSNMKPITYFGAILGAIAGGLTAYIPLGDNMYTMVGAIAGVYGITGLATNWIAIKMIFRPYRAIKIFGIKMPFTPSVISKNQSKFADNMGDFVGKQLLNEESIGSDLTSKLTSLRTNIYTTFVESDYKTLDVLLETEKKGISKKISKVASHQLFSNRYTYAEIISKKIEEELFTENKFSDLSLQTTFIDFAHKDIVYNALSSFLSRQVIKILDNDLMLNDAIPDKFIDQMFDAVKQILSKQIDNTNQWVQDDVLFIHLKNIFRDKFIEYRTKSLNEIPIFEKNKTKIKESIWNGLIETLNEDSFQQRLLEFFESQIEELSNEELPIRDLFGGKPYEALQENSIQIVDQLINHVIKHLRDNDEKFAQEVYDATVEKRKMAMIYEGNIKRTTKELTNNKIPDLLRRGLPEITQKIQNKLSVIAKNTKVKDLEVELKKGPLQEGIKNLLNNNRLLTSIQFVLNRIVDEIFDTKIEDILNVGAISKGEIYEQLNTNLTPEIKIVREHIKEQLYEKNKKDLIVDDLNLMIKDISKKLILSKKMKDIFKNADADELKNGIESTFKIVLKSRSTQNTVSTIASNLAISIENQGITSIIQKEQFLFDLEKGIAKTLENNKNQEVIREITKNMSIQMLNNFNKCLTKETKNYLLDKVLDGLIKSASPHIGTLIRNIDFKDIVVTEINQMDPAKIEELFYGFAGMYFKRLIIYGFFLGLPIGAMLDFGLLQLVTFLIKK comes from the coding sequence ATGATCAGTGAATTAATTCTAAAAATATTTTCAGGTGCTGTAGTTGGCTACGCTACTAATGATTTGGCATTGAGGATGCTATTTGAAAAAGTGCTTGGTATTCCAAGTATCGTAGAACAAACAAAAGAAAGTTTTATACAAAACATAAGTAAGCTTGTTGAGTCTGAAATTATCCGCCATGATAATATCAGTGCTGAAGTTCAAAAAGATAACTTCAAAGATGCGCTATTAGTTATGCTTACTGATTTTGTGGAAACCCACCTTAGAGCTGAATTTAAGAAAGATGAAATTATAGCTGACATACCTAATATTGATAAATCTATAGATCGTTTAATTGCAATCATAGATGAAAATTTCAAAGAATCGCTCAGAAAAGGGCTCAATGGTTTACTTCAAAACACCGTTGTTTCGGATTTTACATCAAAACAACAAATTGCACATATAAGCGATAGTATTCTAGAACTAGTTTTATCAACTTTATCAAAAGACCACCTTGTTGAATCTCTAACTAATGACATTTGGCATGAGTTAAAAAGGGAACAAACGCAAACGGTTATCGCTCCTATCTTATTTGATAGTTTAAGTAATTATTCTGAAGATTTTTTTGATGAATTACATACTTCTTTAAAAGACGGAAAACTTCCATTAAATCAATTTATCGACAAATTACTTTTTCACTTTGAAAGTGATCATTTGATTGATAATCTTAGTGAGAGCATTTCACAAAAAAGTATTTCTGATTTTATTGGAGCAGGCGATCATCAAAATATTGCCAAAGAAGTTCACCGTATTTTAAACAAAGAATTTAAAGACCCCTCTGATAATGCTCCAATTAAAAGGCTCATTCGAATCTTTATAGAGGTAATTGGAAACGAAAAAACAACCATTTTTGAACTCCTTCCTCCTGCTATTGGTGAAAACTTTGAGAAATTCTTACGCAAAAACATTCCAATTATTTTGGATGGTGTTGTGGAATGGATTCAGGAAAATAGAGATGAAATAAACGAAGTCGTTAATCAATCTTTTGAAGAACAATCTTCATTTATGGGCAAATGGGTAATGAATCTATTTGTTGATAGTGTAAGTGAAAGGTTTAAAGTAGTTGATGAAATTATCAATATTGCGAATAATCAAAAGAACGAAGAAAACTCAATAGAAATTGCTCAAAAAGGAGCCAATTTTATGGTTGAGTATTTAAAAACCAACAGTATTGGTTCACTTATCAATCGTTTTGATCAAAAGGGATTAGTAAACACACTTCATGGGTTAATTACTTCTTTAGTAGATGAAAAATTAGTAGGTCAAGGTGCTGACTCAATGTCTGTATTTCTTGAAAAGAAAATAGGTAACATCTGGTCTAAGACTAGAAGAAAAAATGACCTTAATAAGCTTGTCAAGTTTTTAATTGATGAACAACTCATTGCTGAGTTTTTATACAAAAGGAAGTCTACTGAAAAAGGGAAGAAAATAGTAAAAGATCGCTTAAATAAAATTAAAGAACAGCCACTTTATTCTTTATTTACGGATCAGACTATTCACCGTTTTGCAAAAAAAGCACAAATATATTCAGAGAAAACACTTCGAGAGGAAAAAGTAGGTATTTCTGTCGGTGTAGAAAAAGTAGTTTGGGAAGAAGTCTCAAATAAACGTTTTTCTAAATTTATTGGGCCAAACTCAATAGAAAAATGGACTCCAAAGATTAAAAAATTCTCCATATCATTTTTAAGGGATGCTTTTAATAAAGGAAAAAAGCGTCCTATACATGATCTTGTTTCAATTGCAGAAAGAAGTACTTCTTTACCAAGAAAAATGACTGAAGGTATTATCGGTTACATCAACCGGAATATCAATAGGTTAATGAAAGGACAGGTAAGTAGAATTGTTGCGGATAATTTACACAACAAGCACAAAGAGTTACCTAATATGGTAAAAGGGTTTATGGGTAGTAACATGAAACCGATTACTTATTTTGGTGCAATACTTGGTGCAATAGCAGGTGGCCTAACAGCATATATACCACTTGGTGACAATATGTACACAATGGTTGGAGCTATTGCTGGAGTTTATGGTATTACAGGTTTAGCAACAAACTGGATTGCTATTAAGATGATATTTAGACCCTATAGAGCAATTAAGATTTTTGGAATCAAGATGCCTTTTACGCCAAGTGTGATTTCTAAAAACCAATCTAAATTTGCTGACAATATGGGTGACTTTGTTGGCAAGCAATTACTAAATGAAGAATCTATTGGTAGTGATTTAACAAGTAAATTAACTTCATTACGAACAAACATATATACTACTTTTGTAGAAAGTGATTATAAAACATTAGACGTTTTATTAGAGACTGAGAAGAAAGGCATAAGCAAAAAAATAAGTAAGGTAGCCTCTCATCAACTATTTTCTAATAGATATACATATGCAGAAATAATATCTAAGAAAATTGAAGAAGAATTATTTACTGAAAATAAGTTTTCTGATTTATCTCTTCAAACTACATTTATTGATTTTGCACATAAAGATATTGTCTACAATGCACTCTCCTCTTTTTTATCAAGACAAGTAATCAAAATACTTGATAATGATCTCATGCTGAACGACGCCATTCCTGATAAGTTTATTGATCAGATGTTTGATGCCGTTAAACAAATTCTTTCTAAACAGATAGACAATACCAATCAGTGGGTACAAGATGATGTACTTTTTATCCATTTAAAAAACATTTTTAGGGATAAATTTATTGAATATAGAACTAAATCATTAAATGAAATTCCAATTTTCGAGAAGAATAAGACCAAAATAAAAGAAAGTATCTGGAATGGTTTAATAGAAACTTTAAACGAAGATAGCTTCCAACAAAGGTTACTCGAATTTTTTGAAAGTCAGATTGAAGAACTTTCTAATGAAGAGCTTCCAATTAGAGATCTTTTTGGAGGTAAACCATATGAAGCTCTTCAAGAAAATAGTATTCAGATCGTTGATCAGTTAATCAATCATGTAATCAAACATTTAAGAGACAATGACGAAAAATTTGCTCAAGAAGTGTACGATGCTACGGTAGAAAAACGTAAGATGGCTATGATCTATGAAGGTAATATCAAAAGAACAACTAAAGAATTAACCAATAATAAAATACCTGATTTATTAAGAAGAGGCCTTCCGGAAATAACTCAAAAAATTCAGAATAAACTCTCTGTCATTGCTAAAAACACTAAGGTTAAGGATTTAGAAGTTGAATTAAAAAAAGGGCCTTTACAAGAAGGAATTAAAAATTTATTAAATAATAATAGACTTTTAACGAGCATTCAATTTGTACTTAATAGAATTGTTGATGAAATTTTCGACACTAAAATTGAGGACATCTTAAACGTTGGAGCAATTAGTAAAGGAGAGATTTACGAACAGTTAAACACTAACTTAACTCCTGAAATTAAGATAGTTAGAGAACACATAAAGGAACAACTCTACGAGAAAAACAAAAAGGATTTAATTGTTGATGATCTAAATTTGATGATTAAGGATATCTCTAAGAAGTTAATTCTATCTAAAAAGATGAAAGACATTTTTAAAAATGCAGATGCTGATGAACTTAAAAATGGTATTGAAAGTACTTTCAAGATAGTCTTAAAATCTAGATCAACTCAAAACACTGTAAGTACAATCGCCTCAAACCTTGCAATTTCAATTGAAAATCAAGGTATTACATCAATAATACAAAAAGAACAATTCTTATTTGATTTAGAAAAAGGAATTGCAAAAACCCTAGAGAATAATAAAAACCAAGAAGTAATTAGAGAAATTACTAAAAATATGTCAATCCAAATGTTGAACAATTTCAATAAATGTTTAACAAAAGAAACTAAAAATTATTTATTAGATAAAGTTCTTGATGGTTTAATTAAATCAGCATCTCCTCACATTGGAACATTAATAAGAAATATTGATTTTAAAGACATTGTGGTAACTGAGATAAACCAGATGGACCCTGCCAAAATCGAGGAGCTATTTTATGGTTTTGCAGGTATGTATTTCAAGAGATTAATTATTTATGGTTTCTTCTTAGGATTACCAATTGGAGCTATGTTAGATTTTGGTCTATTACAATTAGTAACTTTCCTTATAAAGAAGTAA
- a CDS encoding DUF3575 domain-containing protein — protein sequence MKYLFSLSLGLLLSLSIFAQESSSELEMEYDSSITLMRKNIVRFNITPFILWGGGNYVFGYERRINDHSSVSLNAGYLTFPKIVNLNLGQYGVANDHNNNGFSIAADYRRYFKKRNRGFAPDGLYWGPYITYYRYNLSSNVTLADSTGQQITASKANFTGSANIINVGVELGYQFIIKKRLAVDLIMVGPGYGFYGGKLKLDSNLTIDENDEILNEIRNGLVNKFPILDGLLEGEEVNTNGDYGTWTGGLRFVIQVGYSF from the coding sequence ATGAAATACTTATTTAGCTTATCATTAGGCTTACTCTTATCACTATCAATTTTTGCTCAAGAATCTAGCTCTGAACTTGAGATGGAATACGATTCATCAATCACATTGATGAGAAAAAACATTGTAAGATTTAATATCACTCCTTTTATACTATGGGGTGGTGGAAATTATGTTTTTGGTTACGAAAGAAGAATCAATGATCATTCTTCAGTCTCTTTAAATGCAGGCTACCTTACCTTCCCTAAGATTGTTAACCTAAACTTAGGGCAATACGGAGTTGCTAATGACCATAATAATAACGGCTTCAGTATTGCTGCTGATTATAGACGTTATTTTAAAAAGAGAAACAGAGGTTTTGCTCCTGATGGCCTTTATTGGGGACCTTACATTACGTATTATAGATACAATTTATCTAGTAATGTAACCTTAGCAGATTCTACAGGCCAGCAAATAACAGCTTCAAAAGCAAACTTTACAGGTTCTGCAAACATTATTAATGTGGGGGTTGAACTTGGTTATCAATTTATTATTAAGAAGCGCTTAGCAGTAGATTTAATAATGGTTGGCCCAGGTTATGGCTTTTATGGTGGAAAGCTTAAGTTAGATAGTAATTTAACAATTGACGAAAACGATGAGATTTTAAATGAAATTCGAAATGGACTCGTTAATAAATTCCCTATTCTTGATGGCTTATTAGAAGGCGAAGAAGTAAATACCAATGGTGATTATGGTACCTGGACTGGTGGTCTACGGTTTGTAATACAGGTAGGTTATTCCTTTTAA
- a CDS encoding IS30 family transposase has translation MDLTLSQRYKIETYLEEGYSNSLISDKINVHKSTVGRELKRCDHLDRYDAVYAHKRYLKKKCKQTGFHSSTIEYKDEILSALEVNQYSPEQIVNRKRLEGGSFPCVETVYQIIYSQMSQNPSLKEHLRHHKKKRRPRASKETRGKLTNRKNIRTRPIEADNRSEIGHWEADVVIGTKARSAVLVTLVDRKSGYLLVGKANSKSENDVGATLLSMYERTPIPWYTITFDNGKEFACHQKIEELCNTVAYFADPYSSWQRGTNENTNGLLRQYFPKGQSMEDVLLKYISKIENKLNNRPRKRYGFYSPIELINNIDINAA, from the coding sequence ATGGATCTTACCCTATCACAAAGGTATAAAATAGAAACGTATTTAGAAGAAGGATATTCAAATAGTTTAATATCTGATAAAATCAACGTTCACAAATCTACTGTAGGTAGAGAATTAAAGCGTTGTGATCACCTTGATAGATACGATGCTGTGTATGCTCATAAACGATACCTTAAAAAGAAATGTAAACAAACTGGTTTTCATAGTTCTACAATAGAATATAAAGATGAAATTCTGTCTGCATTAGAGGTTAATCAATATAGTCCTGAACAAATTGTAAATCGCAAACGCTTAGAAGGAGGCTCCTTTCCGTGTGTTGAAACAGTATATCAAATTATATATTCTCAGATGAGTCAGAATCCTTCGTTAAAAGAACATCTAAGACATCACAAAAAGAAACGAAGACCAAGAGCCTCTAAGGAAACTAGAGGGAAACTTACAAACAGGAAAAATATACGTACTAGACCAATAGAAGCTGATAATCGTTCTGAAATAGGACATTGGGAAGCTGACGTGGTAATTGGTACTAAAGCTCGTTCTGCTGTGCTTGTAACTTTAGTAGATAGAAAGAGTGGGTATCTATTAGTAGGAAAGGCAAATAGTAAATCTGAAAATGATGTAGGTGCTACATTGTTATCAATGTATGAAAGAACGCCAATTCCTTGGTATACTATTACTTTTGATAATGGAAAAGAGTTTGCTTGTCATCAGAAAATAGAAGAATTATGTAATACTGTAGCCTATTTCGCAGATCCTTACTCTAGCTGGCAAAGAGGTACAAATGAAAATACAAATGGGTTATTAAGACAATATTTCCCTAAAGGTCAGAGTATGGAAGATGTACTTTTAAAGTATATCTCCAAAATTGAAAATAAACTCAATAATAGACCTCGTAAAAGGTATGGATTTTATAGTCCTATTGAGCTTATAAATAATATTGATATTAATGCAGCCTAA
- a CDS encoding type IX secretion system plug protein yields the protein MKNILIRFQFIYLLILITNSSYGQPPKWEVITEKDYNSRELHYSDYVYDPNVRTVQLYANGGSRTIPQLNTPVVSLDRQFPLTLEFDIFGDDADYFEATLVHCNRDWTPSEIQSIEFMKEFNSFKLNTFDFSMNTRVPYVHFKFTLPRVKLSGNYLLKVYREGNEGDLILTKRFIVYEGKATVMPKVVDMKGSNRRYMQQIDFTVNYGNLTVVNAKRDFSVNILQNGRWDNATVGLLPRFIKGHEHILDYSYYDGENAFLGSNEFRVFEIGSLNGGGTEVSSTDRMKNFNKVRLHKDLVRNGKSFNQQQKDYNGGYVIGVFGKPDYWIESDYMEVFFTLPMETQVVGDVYIYGAFSQWQLNEEYKMVYDNAKKAYVGSALVKQGRYDYMYTVLNTSAMERDDVALEGSFNLTKNMYEIFVYYRGPGDRGDRIVGYRKINTNR from the coding sequence ATGAAGAATATTTTAATAAGATTTCAATTTATATATTTATTGATTTTGATTACTAACTCATCTTATGGACAGCCTCCAAAATGGGAAGTAATAACAGAGAAAGACTATAATTCTAGAGAGCTACACTATTCTGATTATGTATATGATCCAAATGTTAGAACAGTACAACTATATGCAAATGGAGGATCTAGAACAATTCCTCAATTAAACACCCCAGTAGTTAGTTTAGACAGGCAATTCCCCTTAACATTGGAATTTGATATTTTTGGAGATGATGCAGATTATTTTGAAGCAACTTTAGTGCATTGTAATAGAGACTGGACTCCCTCAGAAATACAATCAATTGAGTTTATGAAAGAATTTAACTCTTTCAAATTAAATACATTTGACTTTTCAATGAATACAAGAGTGCCTTATGTTCATTTTAAATTTACGTTACCAAGAGTAAAACTATCAGGCAACTATTTATTAAAAGTTTATAGAGAAGGGAACGAAGGTGATTTAATACTAACGAAACGGTTTATTGTATACGAAGGAAAAGCTACCGTGATGCCTAAAGTAGTTGATATGAAGGGAAGTAATCGTAGATATATGCAACAAATTGATTTTACGGTTAATTATGGAAACTTGACAGTTGTTAATGCTAAAAGAGATTTTTCTGTAAATATTTTACAAAATGGACGATGGGATAATGCTACTGTAGGGTTATTACCTAGGTTTATAAAAGGGCATGAACATATTCTAGATTATTCTTACTATGATGGGGAAAACGCATTTCTTGGTAGTAACGAATTTAGAGTTTTTGAAATAGGAAGTTTGAATGGGGGAGGAACAGAAGTTTCTAGTACAGATAGAATGAAAAACTTCAATAAGGTTAGATTACATAAAGATTTAGTGAGAAATGGGAAATCATTTAATCAACAACAAAAAGATTATAATGGTGGGTATGTGATTGGAGTTTTTGGAAAACCAGATTACTGGATTGAGAGTGATTATATGGAAGTGTTTTTTACGTTACCAATGGAAACGCAAGTTGTAGGTGATGTATACATTTATGGTGCTTTTTCTCAATGGCAACTTAACGAAGAATATAAAATGGTCTATGATAATGCAAAAAAAGCATATGTAGGTTCAGCATTGGTTAAACAAGGACGATATGATTATATGTACACAGTTTTGAACACATCGGCTATGGAAAGAGATGATGTTGCTTTGGAAGGTAGTTTTAATCTGACGAAAAACATGTATGAAATATTTGTCTATTACAGAGGCCCAGGAGATAGGGGAGATAGAATTGTTGGCTATAGAAAAATAAATACAAATAGATAA
- a CDS encoding 4Fe-4S dicluster domain-containing protein, with translation MIQIVQQLLFVAAIGLTGYLVTKRARFIYRNINLGKALEIKGDSNKRFANMFRLAFGQQKMFDRPVVGLMHFAVYAGFLLINIEVLEIVIDGLTGQHRIFSAVIPSGVYHFLASFFEIMALLVTVSCFIFLIRRNALRLPRFHMAEMKGWPYRDANIILYAEIILMTMLFSMNATDAVLQTMGNSHYPVVGTFAVSQFLVPIFSGLSETTLVAIERSAWWIHIVGIFAFSVYITYSKHLHIFLAFPNTYFAKMEPKGEMTNMESVTNEVKIMLGMPVETTEAGDSDEMPTFGAKDVQDLTWRNVMNAYSCTECGRCTSQCPANITGKKLSPRKVMMDVRDRAEEIGKNIDSNGGTFQDDGKSLYGDFITKEELMACTSCNACTEACPINIDPLGIILDMRRYVAMEESSTPQEWNMVFNNIENNQAPWAFSASDRFKWGEELRTQEIKKTETDKENA, from the coding sequence ATGATACAGATTGTGCAACAACTATTATTTGTAGCCGCAATCGGTTTAACAGGTTATTTGGTAACCAAGAGAGCTAGATTCATTTACAGAAACATTAATCTAGGAAAAGCCCTAGAAATCAAAGGCGATTCCAATAAGAGATTTGCTAATATGTTCCGTCTTGCTTTCGGTCAACAAAAAATGTTTGACAGACCGGTTGTTGGATTAATGCACTTTGCAGTTTATGCAGGGTTTTTATTAATTAATATTGAAGTATTAGAAATTGTAATCGATGGTTTAACAGGACAACACAGAATTTTTTCTGCCGTTATTCCTTCAGGAGTTTATCATTTTTTAGCAAGCTTTTTTGAAATAATGGCATTGCTAGTTACAGTTTCTTGTTTCATTTTTCTTATTAGAAGGAATGCTTTACGTTTGCCACGTTTTCATATGGCAGAAATGAAGGGATGGCCATATAGAGATGCAAATATTATTCTTTATGCAGAAATCATTTTAATGACTATGCTTTTTTCTATGAATGCTACAGATGCAGTTCTTCAAACGATGGGGAATTCACATTACCCTGTAGTAGGTACATTTGCAGTTAGCCAGTTCTTAGTTCCAATTTTTAGCGGACTTTCTGAAACAACTTTAGTAGCTATTGAAAGAAGTGCATGGTGGATACACATAGTAGGCATTTTTGCATTTTCTGTATATATCACTTATTCAAAACATTTACATATTTTCCTTGCCTTCCCGAATACGTATTTTGCTAAAATGGAACCAAAGGGTGAAATGACAAATATGGAATCCGTTACCAATGAGGTGAAAATTATGTTAGGAATGCCAGTTGAAACAACTGAAGCTGGAGATTCTGACGAGATGCCAACTTTTGGAGCAAAAGATGTTCAAGATTTGACATGGAGAAATGTAATGAACGCATATTCTTGTACAGAATGTGGTCGTTGTACTTCACAATGCCCTGCCAATATTACAGGCAAAAAACTATCTCCTCGTAAAGTAATGATGGACGTTAGAGATAGAGCCGAAGAAATTGGTAAAAATATAGATTCCAATGGCGGTACATTCCAAGACGATGGCAAGAGCCTTTATGGTGACTTTATCACTAAAGAAGAATTAATGGCATGTACGTCTTGTAATGCTTGTACAGAAGCTTGTCCTATAAACATAGATCCACTTGGAATTATTTTAGACATGAGACGTTACGTTGCAATGGAAGAATCTTCTACTCCACAAGAGTGGAATATGGTTTTTAATAACATTGAAAACAATCAAGCACCATGGGCTTTCTCTGCAAGTGATCGCTTTAAATGGGGTGAAGAACTCAGAACACAAGAGATTAAAAAAACTGAGACAGATAAAGAAAACGCTTAA